The segment ATCTGCCTGAGGTGTCGCTGGTGGCAATCATGGATGCCGATAAAGAGGGCTTTTTGCGCGCCGAGCGCTCGCTGATCCAAACTATGGGCCGGGCCGCGCGCCACGTCCAGGGCCAAGCCATCCTGTACGCTGACCATCTCACCGGCAGCATGGAGCGCGCCATCGCCGAGACCGAGCGCCGCCGCCAGATCCAGCTCGAGTACAACCGCAAGCACGACATTACGCCCCAACCCATTGCCAAGCGCTCCAGCAACGCCATCCTGTCGTTTCTGGATATCTCGCGCCGGCTCAATGCCGACCAGCTGGAGCAGGCCTACCAGCAGTCGGACGAGCTGCCGCTCGAGCAAATTCCGCAGCTCGTGGAGCAGCTCGAGGGGCAGATGCAGGAAGCGGC is part of the Cyanobacteria bacterium QS_8_64_29 genome and harbors:
- a CDS encoding excinuclease ABC subunit B (The UvrABC repair system catalyzes the recognition and processing of DNA lesions. The beta-hairpin of the Uvr-B subunit is inserted between the strands, where it probes for the presence of a lesion) gives rise to the protein LPEVSLVAIMDADKEGFLRAERSLIQTMGRAARHVQGQAILYADHLTGSMERAIAETERRRQIQLEYNRKHDITPQPIAKRSSNAILSFLDISRRLNADQLEQAYQQSDELPLEQIPQLVEQLEGQMQEAAQNQEFEQAAKLRDRIKHLRGKMLGQNSQN